The Triticum dicoccoides isolate Atlit2015 ecotype Zavitan chromosome 6A, WEW_v2.0, whole genome shotgun sequence genome has a window encoding:
- the LOC119315909 gene encoding monothiol glutaredoxin-S6-like has protein sequence MAIAVIPRNFINAAQWADTGTRGTKLAKQARWGQILSKRKDGINQSELFFRREFSPEDPPPGVTARRVSVPLFPRSPESELRPPESRSATALPCHLEQAREMSLIRIAFSLVLLLAAAESAAATRSPSAFVQNAIYSNRITIFSKSYCPYCMRTKRIFKDLNENPYVVELDLREDGRDIQGVLLDLVGRNTVPQVFVNGHHVGGSDDTKTALSDGQLQKLLGQSQSQ, from the exons ATGGCAATTGCAGTTATTCCTAGAAACTTTATT AATGCCGCCCAATGGGCTGATACGGGAACCAGAGGCACAAAACTAGCGAAGCAGGCCAGATGGGGACAAATCTTGTCTAAAAGAAAAGATGGGATAAATCAAAGTGAACTATTTTTCAGAAGGGAATTTTCCCCGGAAGACCCTCCACCGGGAGTCACCGCTCGTCGGGTCTCCGTCCCCCTCTTTCCCCGCTCCCCCGAATCAGAACTCCGACCTCCGGAGTCGCGCTCGGCGACCGCGCTGCCCTGCCACCTCGAGCAAGCAAGGGAGATGTCTCTAATCCGAATAGCTTTTTCTTTGGTCCTCCTCCTCGCCGCGGCGGagtccgcggcggcgacgcgctcaccGTCGGCCTTCGTGCAGAACGCCATCTACTCCAACCGCATCACCATCTTCTCCAAATCCTACTGCCC GTACTGTATGCGTACTAAGCGAATATTTAAAGACCTCAATGAAAATCCTTACGTTGTTGAACTTGATCTCCGAG AGGATGGCCGAGACATTCAAGGTGTTCTTCTAGACCTAGTTGGGCGCAATACTGTGCCACAGGTGTTTGTGAATGGCCACCACGTTGGTGGCTCAGATG ATACAAAAACTGCTCTTTCAGACGGACAACTTCAGAAACTTCTTGGTCAGAGTCAGTCGCAGTGA